The Candidatus Lokiarchaeota archaeon DNA segment CGCCAATAAGCATCGCGCCGACTATGCCGACGTACACGTCTGTAATCTGTGGTACTACGAGCCCTCCTGCGACATAGCTGCTCGCTAGGGATATTGGGTTGAGGACAGCCCGTACTGTGCTTGGTGTGGCCTGCGAACCAGCGACCATTTGTGCGGCGTACCAGAGGATAATTCCTATGATTGCAGTGGCCGCACCATTTCTGGTCGCGATTGATATCAGCGTGGTTCCTGACGCAAGGAGTATGATAAACGCCCATAGTGCAGATGTTACAAGCAATATGGAAAAGGCATCTTTGCTGCCAGGAATGAACAGGAATATCATCGAAAGCGAAGCGAACGTTGCAATTGTTCCTAGCACAACAATGACCCCGGAGACCTTGACCATCAATAGGGTGGAACGTTGAATGGGATAGGACAAATATGTTTGCAGCGTCCCATCTTCAAAACGTCCTGCCAGAGTGGATGCTAGGAACAGCGGGATAAGGAAAGCTAGGATCTGGGCGAATCCAAGGGCTGATGATGCATACGCTGATGCCGTAACCGTCCGTCTATATTCGGAAACAGCTTCAATTGCTGCCGTACCATTCCATGTTGGCCCAGTTTCGATATACACCCCAATATGGCTTCCAAATATTCCAATGGTACTGGCAAATGCAATAGCGAGGAAAATCGCAACTATTCCTTCAACAACCGGAAACGAATAGAACTGGTTGAACTCCAGCTCCCAGATTTCTCGCAGGTTTTCAGGTGGTCGCTTCATATTACACATCTCCCCTCACTGTGGGTTCTCCTCTTTTTCCGAGAATGCTAAGTCGTATTTTTCCTGTCGATTCCCCTCTAGGTGTCTCCTCAATCCTATCAGCTCTTCTTGGTATGTAGGAGAGTATCGCACCCCCCGCAACGAACAAAATACCTGGGATTAGAGCGTTCATGTGTGGGTTTGTTCTTTGGATGTCTATACTGACGCTGATTGTGTTGTTATGAGATGGAGTGACAAGGATCGCGTAGACTCCCGGTGATGGAAGCTCAACACGGCCGTTGTAGTGGGTGATGTTTTCCATCATAGCAACAGGATTTGTCTGTTCCAAAGAGCCATTTTCAAGAACG contains these protein-coding regions:
- a CDS encoding ABC transporter permease subunit, with product MCNMKRPPENLREIWELEFNQFYSFPVVEGIVAIFLAIAFASTIGIFGSHIGVYIETGPTWNGTAAIEAVSEYRRTVTASAYASSALGFAQILAFLIPLFLASTLAGRFEDGTLQTYLSYPIQRSTLLMVKVSGVIVVLGTIATFASLSMIFLFIPGSKDAFSILLVTSALWAFIILLASGTTLISIATRNGAATAIIGIILWYAAQMVAGSQATPSTVRAVLNPISLASSYVAGGLVVPQITDVYVGIVGAMLIGVLALAASVVLFEKVEI